The genomic interval AGGTGGGTAATCATTCCTTTTAGGCCACGCATGAATGATTATGCAAAATTCAATTTAGAATATTCGGGTAAAGATCTAGACCCATCAAAAATATGGATTTATTCTCGCATAGAGGAAGGTTATTTCGATCTTATCGTTTATCACCCTGAGTACTCAGAAGAGGAGCGGGAAATATTCGTATCTGCGTCATATATCCTACTAGACATGGCGCTGGGTGAATTCTATGTGGTTAGAGGTATCAGGTATATTGATCATCAACGAGTACCAGAAAATCCAATTGAAATAGGTCTGAAGCCTTTCTCAGAGTTGAGGGCGATATTCGATGCGTACAAGAATGGGCGCAAAAATGGCTAACAAACGGCTCATGTGCGACCTCCGTTCCGTCGGCCTTTTTTGTAGTAGTTACCACAAAAAAATCCCAACTGCACTCCGGCGCCATAGCCGGGCGTTATGTGAGCAAGAGGAAGTCATGTCCATACATCAATTCGATATTTTTGCAGACTATTTTCAGCTTTATCTTATGGATGATGGAGCCGATGATGATACGTCTGAAATATGGACTGATAAGGCGCTGGATCTAAAATTGGCTGTTGCCAAGAATACAGTTGCTGTGGGCACTTATCGAAATGTTGACGTTAATTTTGAACTTGAAGTATTAGAAAGTGAGCCTCAAGTCGATTTGAACGAATGGGATCATGCTTCTTTGGGTTTCGTAAGTTTCCCTTCGGGTAGATGCGCCGTTTATGGTTGTACTGATTACTTGCCTGATGCAAAGCGTATAGGGTTGCCCAAAGGCAATTATGCATTATTGTCTTTGGCAAAGGGGCTCGACTCAATTACGGTGGAGTGGGAACCAGCTGATGATTTATACAAGGTAATATTGTGGCCGTCAGATTCAAATGATTGGAAGTCACTTAAGCGCTATGAAATCACATAACAAGGTAACTGGCTCCACTGACCACGGCGTTAGATTTAAGCAATGAATACACGCTACACATTAAAAGAGATCAATCGAAATGCTCGGCGTAATGAAACGAAGTTCGCTGTAACACTAGCGAAGGCGGTTTGTATGTTGCATAAGATATCTTCAGATTTGGAATGGGTTCTGACTTGGAAGCTTAAAACTGTATCGCTTGAGAACCCGTTGTGGTGTGATGGCTTCGAAAAATTGAGGCTACGAAAAGAGAGTAAGCGAACTTATAGCGTTAGTGGTGTTGCCAGAATAGGTTTCGAGTCTGACGTTAGTGTAATCGATAAATATCCGTTCGCCGGCTTTGTCGAACTGAGTTCCCACTCCAAATATTTGAAGTCCTATGGCTTCGTATTTAAAAATGAGGTGCAAGAGTTTGCCGTAGGCCGAAAATCTAACAAAAAGTTGTTGCAACGACCCTAAATACACCGCTACGTGGTGGGCCTTGGACTCGTAAACTCGCCGCAAAACAAAAACGTTAGCTATTAATCAACAAAAAAGGAGGTTGTATGGAAGTTGTTAATTTAAAAGATGTTTTTATCTCAATGGGCGAACTGGAACGATATTTTGATGGAGTTGTTCCAGTAAACCTTTGGCGTGGCTTGAATGTTAAGCGAAATGTTGGGCTTTCGATCTAATAGAAGTGCCCTTTAAAATGTCGAATGGAAAAGTAAGAAAGCCTGATCTTGTCATCGAGAATGGTTGGGTAAAAGTAAAACACTGGCCGCGAGGTGTTTCAACGTTTGACAAACCCGGAGTTCCCAAAGGGAAAGACTGGATTCATTACAAAATCCCTGCAGGAACACGTTTGCCAAACGGGCTTGCGATAGTAAAAGACTCATACAACGAGTCTTTTTCTGCTACTCATTATACTATAGCTCCCGCTCATGATATGCCTATTGAGCAATTTAGAATGCTATTAAAACTGTTTGCTGCTGAGATTGAGAGGTTGGCTAAGTGATTGAAATTTCAAATGCAGCTGCCCCATTGCTAGTTCAAGCTCTGCGTGATGCTGTTCGATACAATGAACAATTATTAAAGAGTGAAACATTAAGGGATAGAGCGGACTATGAAGAATATCTACTTGAAGTCAGTCAGTTCTATGCTGAGATAAAATCACAGTATAAAAAACTTGAAAAAGACATAGGCTTACCACTGGAAGATATCGTCTAAAGCTAACAAGGGCCAGCAACATCAAGGCCCTATAAACCCGCTACGCGCTGGGCCTTTGGACTCGCTATCGCTCGCCGCTGTGGCCAACGTTAGCTTTCCCACTTGGATAAATCGAAGAGTACGTATGGATTTTGAAAGCATTTTAAAGATAGCACCTTCAGTCGTCGCTCTTGTAGCAGTGATTGTTGGTCCAATAATTTCGTTGCGAGTAGCAAAGCGGCAAACTGAAGCAGCACTATCGGTTGCTGACCTTAATGCAAGGTCGACCGTTCTATCTAAAAATCGGCAGGAATGGATAAACACATTGCGTGACGAACTTTCTCTTTATATATCTAAAGTTAACATGGTCCTTCCAAAATTGTTTGGCAATCGTGAATCTCCTGAATTCTCGGCGTTGCTTTCTGATATAGCACTGCATCAGTTTAAAATTAAGCTACTCATCAACCCAAATGAAGATGATCATAAACTACTTGTCGAAAAAGTGAACGAGATTGCTCAATACGTATTTAGTTTTCAAGGTATGCCGACTGAACTCAATGATGAATTGGTTGCTCTTTCTCAAAAAATACTTAAGAGAGAATGGGAAAGGGTCAAAACTATAAGCTAACAAACAGCTCCACGCAGACGCCCAAACCTACGCTGCTTTTGTGGGTTCGCTGCGCTACACTTTACCACAAAAGCCTCTCTGGTTTGGGCGCTGGTGAGCCGGGCGTTATGGTTTAAAAGTATGAATCGCGCGATTAAGTTAACGGTGGGTATAGTATTTCTGGCTTTTACGTTTCTACCGATAGCCCAATGTTCATATTCTGCGTGCAAGGAAATTGTACCGGAATTGGAAGCTGAGGAAGCTCAGTGCCAGGTAACTGAGGAGACAACTCGTACTATCCGGCTTGCTGATGAATCAGCTGATGACATATTTGTTCTTGTGTTTGTATGGCTAACGGTTTTATCGCCGGTTGCTCTAGGATTTCTGAATTCGAAAAATAGAAAGATAGTAGTTGTGTACAGGTCTCTAGAAACTATAGCCGCGATCTGGCTGGTAATCTTTGTTTTTATGGCGGTATATTGGATCTATACCCCACTTATATTTGGCCATGTATTTTTTGTTTCAGTTGTATCGTACGCGCTTTATCTAATATATGGTTTGCAGCGTGCAGTTAAAGCCATAACAAAAAGCTGCTCCTGACAAATATTGCTATGCTCGTTTTGTGTATGTCGCGTAGCTCCATTTTACACAAAATCGCTCTCCGCAATATTTGCAGGTGAGCTTGGCGTTATGGTTACTAAGGAAATTTCGTGCGAATTTTAAGTATTCTTTTGTTATTGCCTTTGGCTGCGTTTGCAGACGAATTGAGGCTAGTGGAGCAATTCTTTGGCCAAGAGGGAATAAATAATAAAAGAGAAGTGTACGCTGGAGAGATGTTGGAGCATTATCTGGATAAACCCACTTTAGGTGAGAGTTTACCCAAAGGTATCGATGTTAGTCTGAGACTGCTTGAAAAAAATCTACAAAGGGAAATTTATGCCGTATTGCTCTCAAAAGATGGAAGGTCTCAAGACTGGTATATCTATTTAGTCAATGACCAAAACAAATGGAAAATTTCAGCCGTTAGGAACCTGGCATTACCGGGTATATTCTTTATGGCCTTGCAAGAGATACAAAGTAAATCCAATAGAACAAAAGAAGAAGAGTATCAGTATCAGAACATGCTTCTTACTTTGCAATTGGATTCCGAGCTTAAAGAATTCTTGCATAAAAATATTGATAGCCTAAATGTGATAGCCGTTCAGGCTAAAACAAGCCAGGAAAAGGCTACTGAATCTGCTAAACATCTAAATCTTAATTTTGTAGGCTACGAATCAAGCAGTGGCATCGTTGACATTAACATAGGTGGAATTTTGGATAATTCAGTTGGCTATTTGTTTGTGCCAACTGGCGCCGAAGTGCCCAAAATGTCAGATGATAATTATATCTATATTGAGTCTGTCACCGGAAATTGGTATGTATACAAGACAACGTAACCATAACAAAGCCAGCCAGAGGGACAGCCAAACCGCTGCGCGCTTTGTCTGTCCCTGCCGGCGGCGTTATATTACTTTATGAGCATTTCGATTAAGCGTTTAAAAAGTAAGGCGAGAAGGAAAGTCGCGAATGGTTTTGCGATTATATTTTCTTCGTTCTTGTTAAGTATATTTGTTATGCCGTTAGGCATTCTTATTCTGCTACTAGGATTCGTAGGTGCAACTACCTATATCTATTCCAGCATTGGGAATATAGAGTGCCCTAGTTGTCACAAACCTTATGGGGTAGGTATGAGTTTTATAGGCTCAATCGAAGTGCCCAAAAAATGTAATTGTTGCCATGAACAGGCATCGTAATATAACAAGTCGTTCAAGTCAGCTCCACTGCGCGTCGCCACTTAACTTTGCGTTATGTTTCTTGAGGAGGTCAATATCATGAATCAAGAAGATCCTTCAAGAGCAGGAAAAGCAATCATAGAGGCTGTAGAAAGTCAGATAAAAAATAATGATCCACCCAAAGTAAAACAAACTTTAAAACGGTTAAGATCTTTGGGTATAAGTCGAGAGGAGTCATTAAAATATATAGCCTGTGCCTTGTCTATTGAGATATTTGGTGCAGTTAAAAACGCAGAGGAATTTAACCCTAAACGTTACAACGAAAACTTGGACAAACTGCCAGAAATGCCTTGGGAAGATGAATAAGAAAATAAAACATAACAAGCGCATCTTGGTCGGCCACTTCGTGGCCTGGGAACTCCGTTTCGGCGCTCCATGCCTACACTGCTGCGGCCCCAAATGCGAACGTTAGAATTGTTTCCTCACTTTATAAGTGAGCATTCTGTGGCAGGCAGCGACAAACCCGCGGCGGTGCAGGAAGGTCGGTAAGGAGTTGCATGAATCTGCCAGTGTTGCCGATATTGGCCTGCGCTGTCGTTACCCTCTCTCTTCAAATTTGATTGACTGACAGGCCTGCCCACTAACGCAGGCCCTCGATCATCAGCCTAGCTGTTCGAGGCCCTTGAATTTCTGTTTGATCTCAGACACCTCCCCATCCATCTCGGCTTCGTCGGCATTGAGCAGGTCGCCGTCAAGTCGGGCGGTCGCAGTTGGCAGGCGGATTTCAAAACGCACTCCGGAAATATCCAATGGTTTGAAATGGATGTCTGTTTGTTTATGACTTTGTTTAAGCGTTAACGACCAGCGCGGACAGGCGGGTTGACTCGGGTCCATAATGGTTTTCTTGCTGTCCAGTTCCAGCAAACGATGGGTTTTTTGATCGCTTTGATGGGTAATTTCGATATTCAGCAGTTTATCCTGAAGTTTCCAGTCCAGTTCTTTTACTGCTTCATCGTGACCGGATTTCCGACACAGTGGTCGATCATCCTCGACCACGAGTTCCAGTACTTCGGTCACTACGGTGCCATCGGCAAGCTCTAAGCGTAGTGACAGGACATCGGCTTCATTCAACACATTTTCAAACCGAACCTTGCCATCATAACCTTTGACGATTTCATTGACGAAATACAGGCCCAGACCTTTACCGTGGTGCTCTTTGACTCTGCGGGTGGAGTAACCGAGCTGAAAGATATTCTGCGCGGTGTCGTCGTCGATATGCGGACCACGATTGTAAATCTGACAACAGACAAATCCCTGTTGTTCTTTCAGGTCCACCGCAATGCCGGCATGTTTCTGTTTATAGTCACGGCGGCTGGAAAAAAACTGGGCATTGTTCAGCAAATTTTCCAGGACCAGCACGATATGGTTTTCGTTGCCGAGAATATTGTCTGTGGTCGTAAGATTGATCCAGGCCTGATCGATGTCATCGACACAAATAGTGCCGTTGCGGGCATCTCCAATCGCGCAGCCGAAGCAGCGTTGCAATGCTTTTTGTACGGCGGACAATGGGGAAAAAATGTTCTGTGCCGGAAATTCACCGCCTTCGTGAGTTTGAAATTCAGCCTGAAAAAACTGCTCTTCGCTGTCACAGACCTGATTGGCAATATGCAGAGCAATGTTGTCGGCGGTGGACAGATCCAACAGATCCCATAAATAAATCAGGCTGTCGAGGGCTTCCTGAGTCTGCTGCAATTGTTCTGAGTCAGTATCCTGCAACTGACTGATTTGCCTGAGCAGGATGGTTTTGATTTTGTCGTAACTGATGACGCCATTATGCCGTACCTCAGAGGCGATGCTTTTGAAGTGCAGAAATTTTTCATCGTATTCAATGTATTCGAGCAGTTTGTCGCTGATGAACAGTTTCAGCTTGTCGGCATGGTTGGCATAGACATGGGTTTTGGCATGCAGTTGTTTTTTGTCCGCCAGCACTTCTGCCATCTGTTGTCGAAAACGGGCGATTTCAATTTTTTGATTGCGACGACGACGTTGAAACAGACGCAGTTCTATCAACAGTATCAGGATAAATACCACGGTCGCTGCAAGCTGTACCTGAAAGGTGGTGATAATGTCCGGCAACTGATAAAAACTCAGCAACTGTGGCTGGCCGAGCAATAAAAAATAGGCAATCAGCAACAAGGCCGAAAGACTGGTGAGGATCGGGTAGGGGGTGGACATTTTTTTCATCATCGGTCTGGTTTCCAGCAGTAGGCACGTTCATCGCCAAAGGTCACGATCCCCGTTCCACTCTGACAGCGTTGAATAAAATCTCCAGGCTGGTTCTCTGCCATATCAAAGGCCATGCGCAGGGTTTTGATGTGTTGACGGTAATTGGCATAGGAAAACCGTTCCAGATCAGCCTCCAGACGATCAGCGATCTGTTCAGTGTTCAACGGTCTGGGACTGCTTTCCACCAGATACCGCAGAATCTTACGTGGCGTCGGTGCCAGAGGACGTTTGGGGTTATGGGGGTTCATCAGGCGTTTGTTAAGCCAATAAACCTCCCAGGTGGCGAGATCGATTTTCAGGCTGCCACTGGAAATGAGATTGGCAGGTGCGTCCGGTCCTGACTGGCGTTTGCGCAGGGCCGCTTTAATGCGCCAGCACAATACCGCCTCGATGTTACGCTGGTGTTTGGCAATAAAATCCTGGGCGTTGGCCTGTTCAAAAGCCTGCTCCTCCAGACCGGTGCCGCTGTGCTCTGACAGGTAAATGATCGGCAGGTCCGGCCATTTACTGTGCAGGGCTCTGGAAACGCTGAATCCAGCCTGATCATTTCCGTTCATATGGGCATCCAGAATCGCCAGATCGGGCCGGCTCTGATCATCCATATGGGTAATACGCTGTCGCGCCGCCTCTGGAAATTTGAAGACTTCCAGAGTGTTATGGCCGCCGTCAAAGTCGGTTTGTATCAAAATGTCACTGAACCGGTCGATCCAGTGTGATTGGTCCTCGACCCAGAATAAATGTGCCATGCCTGCCTGACTCCACTTCGAATGCCCGAAAGCATAGCCTGTTTACAGTGTGATTGACGTGAACTTTTTCCGATTTGGCCGCCAATATTTCCATCAATCTGGATTCGGTGGTTACCCGCAGTGTGGCAGAACCAGAGTCGGTTATCGGTTTGTGTGTCGATAGCCGGTTGTCGGATAGACAGCTATTGGTGGGTTTTGATGGAGAATGATCACGACTGGCCGGATTTTCCCACTCATATGTCTGTTTTCAGGCTTATCTTTCGGCTTTGATAACAGGTCAAAGGGGATACCATATGTGGATTTTCAGACGCAAGTATTGTGCACTTGGAAAATATGATAATGGCGGAAATATGGTATTTCGAGGTTTTAAACGCATAGTCATTGCGGATATTCGACAGATTTTCTGTTCTGTTGCTATTCTCAACAAGTTATCTTCATACATAAAAATAATAACCGGAAGAGACAATGGGGTGTCCCAGGTATGTCAGGGCAATGGGGGTGTGAGTGGGCTGGTTGTTCAATCCCCCGGTTTAAACGATGACTGTAATGGAGTCAGGTGGTCAGCATCGTTGCTTTATTCATTCAAGTCTGTCTGATTTAGCGGTATTCATTGATTAATCAATATCGGTCTTTTTACGGGTGACGTTGTTATCACCCGTATGATGCTTTGTGTCTGTTTGAAATTTTCTCTGCGCTGATCAGTTGAATCCACTGCATCAAAAAGGGTCACCAAAAATACATGCAATAATAAAAAGGTGACGTTTATGTCCAACAATATTGTAAAACTGTTATGTCTGCTGTGTTTTCTGGCGGGAAGCGCACGGGCAGATTTTCTGGATTATGGTCTGTACTGGTTTGGCAAGGATCAGGCCTCAGAAAAGTATACGGGTCCCGGCAATCGTTATTACGATGACGGTAAGCCAACGTTGATTTTCGTT from Gynuella sunshinyii YC6258 carries:
- a CDS encoding sensor histidine kinase is translated as MMKKMSTPYPILTSLSALLLIAYFLLLGQPQLLSFYQLPDIITTFQVQLAATVVFILILLIELRLFQRRRRNQKIEIARFRQQMAEVLADKKQLHAKTHVYANHADKLKLFISDKLLEYIEYDEKFLHFKSIASEVRHNGVISYDKIKTILLRQISQLQDTDSEQLQQTQEALDSLIYLWDLLDLSTADNIALHIANQVCDSEEQFFQAEFQTHEGGEFPAQNIFSPLSAVQKALQRCFGCAIGDARNGTICVDDIDQAWINLTTTDNILGNENHIVLVLENLLNNAQFFSSRRDYKQKHAGIAVDLKEQQGFVCCQIYNRGPHIDDDTAQNIFQLGYSTRRVKEHHGKGLGLYFVNEIVKGYDGKVRFENVLNEADVLSLRLELADGTVVTEVLELVVEDDRPLCRKSGHDEAVKELDWKLQDKLLNIEITHQSDQKTHRLLELDSKKTIMDPSQPACPRWSLTLKQSHKQTDIHFKPLDISGVRFEIRLPTATARLDGDLLNADEAEMDGEVSEIKQKFKGLEQLG
- a CDS encoding response regulator transcription factor, with the protein product MAHLFWVEDQSHWIDRFSDILIQTDFDGGHNTLEVFKFPEAARQRITHMDDQSRPDLAILDAHMNGNDQAGFSVSRALHSKWPDLPIIYLSEHSGTGLEEQAFEQANAQDFIAKHQRNIEAVLCWRIKAALRKRQSGPDAPANLISSGSLKIDLATWEVYWLNKRLMNPHNPKRPLAPTPRKILRYLVESSPRPLNTEQIADRLEADLERFSYANYRQHIKTLRMAFDMAENQPGDFIQRCQSGTGIVTFGDERAYCWKPDR